From Haliotis asinina isolate JCU_RB_2024 chromosome 8, JCU_Hal_asi_v2, whole genome shotgun sequence, a single genomic window includes:
- the LOC137295212 gene encoding uncharacterized protein, with translation MAGVVESLKAAPLLKRIIFILVLVTQLFNWVSFTTAAWARRFTTLPRNGDNYIGYGLWRGCSNVATAGSPIPTCFSLDGANLAHYGTVQAFASIGFMGVNILFLVTVLQMFTSYCRKVTDINEVNAVQAIVTGIIYFIGLVIYGAVYGNGERLKYTVGNESRNGDLSYSYVFAFFTMILQIVLGVLLLLTGGKLCKVPALLIKEPEKKKKKSKKAKGNSTSPASAEQTQPESSPV, from the exons ATGGCAGGTGTAGTGGAGAGTTTGAAGGCAGCTCCCCTTCTGAAACGAATCATTTTCATTCTGGTTTTAGTAACTCAGCTTTTTAACTGGGTTTCTTTCACAACCGCCGCCTGGGCCCGCCGCTTCACCACACTGCCCAGGAACGGCGACAACTACATCGGATATGGCTTATGGAGAGGTTGTTCAAATGTGGCAACGGCAGGCAGTCCCATCCCAACGTGTTTTTCATTAGATGGTGCAAATCTTG CCCACTATGGCACCGTCCAGGCGTTTGCTTCAATCGGGTTCATGGGAGTCAACATCCTGTTCCTAGTTACTGTGCTGCAGATGTTTACGTCGTACTGTCGAAAGGTTACTGACATCAACGAAGTGAACGCCGTCCAAGCCATCGTCACAG GTATTATATACTTTATCGGTCTCGTCATCTATGGTGCTGTGTATGGCAATGGGGAGAGGCTGAAGTACACCGTAGGTAACGAGTCCAGGAACGGAGACCTCAGTTATTCCTATGTCTTTGCCTTTTTCACAATGATTCTGCAGATCGTGTTGGGAGTTTTGTTGCTCCTGACTGGAGGCAAATTGTGCAAAGTGCCAGCTCTGTTGATAAAAGAGCcagagaaaaagaaaaagaaatcaaagaaGGCGAAAGGAAATAGTACATCTCCTGCATCAGCGGAGCAAACTCAGCCTGAAAGTTCACCTGTTTAA